A region from the Linepithema humile isolate Giens D197 chromosome 1, Lhum_UNIL_v1.0, whole genome shotgun sequence genome encodes:
- the Ect3 gene encoding beta-galactosidase: MWPLMFVTTLALSSAIAETVNLPRNDSEWQYSFGVDYENNQFLLDGKPFRYVSGSFHYFRAPRQYWRDRLRKMRAAGLNAISTYVEWSLHEPEPGQFNWVGDADLVEFLNIAQEEDLLVLLRPGPYICAERDLGGLPYWLLRDEPNIRLRTKDVAFMKHATSYLNQVLEKIKPLLRGNGGPIIMVQVENEYGSYKACDTDYTDMLKDIIIEKIGNKALLYTTDGASASLLRCGFVPGAYATVDFGTSVNITNSFQSMRLYQPRGPLVNSEFYPGWLTHWGEAFQRIKTEAVTRTLREMLDVGASVNIYMFYGGTNFGFTSGANGGAGAYSPQLTSYDYDAPLTEAGDPTDKYYAIRDVIGQYLPLPNMTLPVASPKGNYGPVLLEPIQKLLDSQSPFVVSLATGEQPKTFEALSVNQGFVLYETDLPSSISDPAILRAKTSDRALVYVDNRLCGTLSRIDKIFTIPLESPYGRRLNLLVENQGRLNFGNEIHDFKGISNVTISGISLSNWTMTGYAFSDISSLRNLTTVNIESGTLNNGPVFLRGHFTINGQPLDTYLDTTGWGKGVAFVNGYNLGRYWPLVGPQITLYVPAPYLRTGENELIILELEYVSQTRKMKFQAVPNLGTASLNLNS; encoded by the exons ATGTGGCCGTTAATGTTCGTGACAACCTTGGCATTAAGTAGTGCTATAGCAGAGACAGTGAATCTACCGCGCAAT GATTCGGAATGGCAATACAGCTTCGGTGTTGATTACGAGAATAATCAGTTCCTGTTGGATGGCAAACCTTTCCGATATGTTTCCGGCAGTTTCCATTATTTTCGAGCACCTCGACAGTATTGGAGAGATCGTTTAAGGAAAATGCGCGCTGCAGGACTTAATGCTATCTCTAC CTATGTTGAATGGAGTCTTCACGAACCGGAACCAGGTCAGTTTAACTGGGTCGGCGACGCAGATCtagtagaatttttaaatattgcgcAAGAGGAAGACTTGCTCGTATTGTTGCGACCGGGCCCATATATTTGCGCAGAAAGAGATTTg GGTGGCTTACCTTATTGGTTGCTTCGTGACGAGCCGAATATACGGTTACGCACAAAAGATGTAG CTTTCATGAAACACGCTACGTCATATTTAAATCAggtattagaaaaaataaagccGCTTCTAAGAGGCAATGGAGGACCGATAATCATGGTTCAG GTAGAGAACGAATACGGCAGTTACAAAGCTTGCGATACGGATTATACGGATATGTTGAAGGacattataattgaaaaaattggcAACAAAGCTCTCTTGTACACAACTGACGGTGCATCCGCATCCTTACTTCGTTGCGGATTCGTACCTGGTGCATATGCCACTGTCGACTTCGGGACATCTGTTAATATCACCAACAGTTTTCAGTCCATGCGTCTTTATCAACCACGA GGCCCGTTGGTGAACTCTGAATTTTACCCAGGATGGTTAACGCATTGGGGGGAAGCGTTTCAGCGAATAAAAACCGAGGCTGTCACGAGGACATTGAGGGAAATGCTTGATGTAGGTGCCTccgttaatatttatatgttttacgGCGGCACAAACTTTGGTTTCACTTCTG GAGCTAATGGCGGCGCAGGTGCTTACAGTCCACAATTGACTTCTTATGATTATGACGCTCCTTTGACCGAAGCTGGAGATCCAACAGATAAATATTATGCCATAAGAGATGTTATTGGTCAg TATTTGCCATTGCCGAACATGACTCTGCCGGTCGCATCACCAAAGGGCAATTACGGTCCAGTATTATTGGAACCGATACAGAAGTTACTCGACAGTCAGTCTCCATTTGTGGTGAGTCTGGCGACCGGCGAGCAACCTAAAACCTTCGAGGCTCTCTCTGTGAATCAAGGATTTGTGCTTTACGAGACGGACTTGCCGTCTTCTATCTCAGATCCAGCTATACTGCGAGCGAAAACGAGTGACAGAGCACTGGTTTACGTGGATAATCGGCTATGCGGTACTCTGAGTCGCATAGATAAGATATTTACTATACCATTAGAAAGCCCGTATGGTCGTCGCCTGAATTTATTGGTGGAGAATCAAGGACGCTTGAATTTCGGCAACGAAATCCACGATTTTAAG GGTATATCAAACGTGACTATTAGCGGAATTTCACTATCCAATTGGACTATGACCGGATATGCATTTTCTGACATATCCTCTCTGCGGAACTTGACGACTGTAAATATAGAGAGCGGAACTCTGAACAATGGTCCAGTATTCCTGCGTGGGCACTTTACAATTAACGGACAACCGCTAGACACGTATTTGGATACTACTGGCTGGGGAAAAGGAGTAGCCTTTGTAAATGGCTACAATCTCGGCAGATACTGGCCTTTAGTCGGCCCGCAAATAACCCTGTACGTTCCAGCTCCGTATCTTCGTACAGGCGAGAACGAATTGATTATATTGGAACTGGAATACGTGTCGCAGACGAGAAAGATGAAGTTTCAAGCCGTACCAAACTTGGGCACAGCATCGCTGAATTTAAATAGTTAA
- the LOC105672784 gene encoding zinc finger protein 239-like isoform X1, with protein sequence MIIVWSVTQNAPLDLSRHGTAWKTNTVNTFKFQRRLPCQACGKSFDRPSLLKRHLRTHTGEKPHGCTICGKMFSTSSSLNTHIRIHTGERPHECPMCGKRFTASSNLYYHRMTHYKEKPHKCDECGRSFPTPGDLRAHGYSHTGNWPLRCSVCNRGFCKLGALHHHMRSHGDRFYHYSICNQKPSVISNLRIRERLHTSHVSNNNTTDFTSVHSGISRVEIIKFEGIGSNYMQMPAMYPWSSWMPLQFQN encoded by the exons atgataatagtATGGAGCGTAACGCAAAATGCACCTTTGGATCTAAGCAGACATGGGACTGCATGGAAGACTAATACTGtcaatacttttaaatttcaacGGCGTCTTCCCTGTCAAGCTTGCGGTAAAAGTTTCGACAGACCATCTCTTTTAAAAAGACATCTGCGAACGCATACAG gcGAAAAACCACACGGCTGCACAATATGCGGCAAAATGTTTAGCACGAGCAGTTCATTGAATACTCATATTAGGATTCATACTGGTGAACGCCCTCATGAATGCCCAATGTGTGGGAAACGCTTTACTGCTTCATCAAATTTGTATTATCATCGCATGACGCATTATAAG GAGAAGCCACATAAATGCGATGAATGCGGACGATCTTTTCCAACTCCCGGTGATTTGAGAGCTCACGGATATTCTCATACTGGTAACTGGCCATTGCGCTGTTCAGTGTGTAACAGAGGATTTTGTAAACTTGGCGCTTTGCATCATCATATGAGATCACACG GTGATCGTTTTTATCACTACAGTATTTGTAACCAGAAGCCTTCGGTAATCAGCAATTTACGAATTCGTGAACGTCTACACACATCTCATGTGTCTAATAACAACACAACTGATTTTACAAGCGTACACAGCGGTATTTCGAGAGTAGAGATTATCAAGTTCGAAGGTATTGGTagtaattatatgcaaatgcCTGCAATGTATCCATGGTCTTCCTGGATGCCATTAcagtttcaaaattaa
- the LOC105672784 gene encoding zinc finger protein 239-like isoform X2, which translates to MSVWSVTQNAPLDLSRHGTAWKTNTVNTFKFQRRLPCQACGKSFDRPSLLKRHLRTHTGEKPHGCTICGKMFSTSSSLNTHIRIHTGERPHECPMCGKRFTASSNLYYHRMTHYKEKPHKCDECGRSFPTPGDLRAHGYSHTGNWPLRCSVCNRGFCKLGALHHHMRSHGDRFYHYSICNQKPSVISNLRIRERLHTSHVSNNNTTDFTSVHSGISRVEIIKFEGIGSNYMQMPAMYPWSSWMPLQFQN; encoded by the exons ATGTCTG tATGGAGCGTAACGCAAAATGCACCTTTGGATCTAAGCAGACATGGGACTGCATGGAAGACTAATACTGtcaatacttttaaatttcaacGGCGTCTTCCCTGTCAAGCTTGCGGTAAAAGTTTCGACAGACCATCTCTTTTAAAAAGACATCTGCGAACGCATACAG gcGAAAAACCACACGGCTGCACAATATGCGGCAAAATGTTTAGCACGAGCAGTTCATTGAATACTCATATTAGGATTCATACTGGTGAACGCCCTCATGAATGCCCAATGTGTGGGAAACGCTTTACTGCTTCATCAAATTTGTATTATCATCGCATGACGCATTATAAG GAGAAGCCACATAAATGCGATGAATGCGGACGATCTTTTCCAACTCCCGGTGATTTGAGAGCTCACGGATATTCTCATACTGGTAACTGGCCATTGCGCTGTTCAGTGTGTAACAGAGGATTTTGTAAACTTGGCGCTTTGCATCATCATATGAGATCACACG GTGATCGTTTTTATCACTACAGTATTTGTAACCAGAAGCCTTCGGTAATCAGCAATTTACGAATTCGTGAACGTCTACACACATCTCATGTGTCTAATAACAACACAACTGATTTTACAAGCGTACACAGCGGTATTTCGAGAGTAGAGATTATCAAGTTCGAAGGTATTGGTagtaattatatgcaaatgcCTGCAATGTATCCATGGTCTTCCTGGATGCCATTAcagtttcaaaattaa